One Chroicocephalus ridibundus chromosome 22, bChrRid1.1, whole genome shotgun sequence DNA window includes the following coding sequences:
- the DIRAS1 gene encoding GTP-binding protein Di-Ras1 isoform X2 — protein MWCPVDLRSRPLPSFPLAPLQKPWLGVCCLRSQALRRQLVLGSIAPIGCFSVLVVAPDRGDERRQHLWGKMPEQSNDYRVVVFGAGGVGKSSLVLRFVKGTFRDTYIPTIEDTYRQVISCDKSVCTLQITDTTGSHQFPAMQRLSISKGHAFILVFSVTSKQSLEELKPIYQQIVQIKGSVESIPIMLVGNKCDETQREVESREGEAMAKEWKCAFMETSAKMNYNVKELFQELLNLEKRRNVSLTIDGKRSSKQKRTDKIKGKCSIM, from the exons ATGTGGTGTCCTGTTGATCTGCGTAGccggccccttccctccttccccttggcCCCATTGCAGAAACCGTGGCTGGGAGTCTGCTGCCTTCGCTCTCAGGCTCTGAGAAG GCAGCTCGTGCTGGGCAGCATCGCTCCCATCGGGTGTTTCTCGGTGCTGGTGGTCGCCCCGGACAGGGGGGATGAG CGGCGGCAGCATCTCTGGGGCAAGATGCCGGAGCAGAGCAACGACTACCGGGTGGTGGTGTTTGGCGCCGGCGGTGTGGGCAAGAGCTCGCTGGTGCTGCGCTTCGTGAAGGGGACCTTCCGGGACACCTACATCCCCACCATCGAGGACACCTACCGCCAGGTCATCAGCTGCGACAAGAGCGTCTGCACCCTGCAGATCACCGACACCACGGGCAGCCACCAGTTCCCGGCCATGCAGCGCCTCTCCATCTCCAAGGGCCATGCCTTCATCCTGGTCTTCTCCGTCACCAGCAAgcagtccctggaggagctgaagCCCATCTACCAGCAGATCGTGCAGATCAAGGGCAGCGTGGAGAGCATCCCCATCATGCTGGTGGGCAACAAGTGCGACGAGACCCAGCGGGAggtggagagcagggagggggaggccATGGCCAAGGAGTGGAAATGCGCCTTCATGGAGACCTCGGCCAAGATGAACTACAACGTCAAggagctcttccaggagctgctgaacctggagaagaggaggaacgTCAGCCTCACCATCGACGGGAAGCGCTCCAGCAAGCAGAAGAGGACAGACAAAATCAAGGGGAAGTGCAGCATCATGTAG
- the DIRAS1 gene encoding GTP-binding protein Di-Ras1 isoform X1, translated as MRRQHLWGKMPEQSNDYRVVVFGAGGVGKSSLVLRFVKGTFRDTYIPTIEDTYRQVISCDKSVCTLQITDTTGSHQFPAMQRLSISKGHAFILVFSVTSKQSLEELKPIYQQIVQIKGSVESIPIMLVGNKCDETQREVESREGEAMAKEWKCAFMETSAKMNYNVKELFQELLNLEKRRNVSLTIDGKRSSKQKRTDKIKGKCSIM; from the exons ATG CGGCGGCAGCATCTCTGGGGCAAGATGCCGGAGCAGAGCAACGACTACCGGGTGGTGGTGTTTGGCGCCGGCGGTGTGGGCAAGAGCTCGCTGGTGCTGCGCTTCGTGAAGGGGACCTTCCGGGACACCTACATCCCCACCATCGAGGACACCTACCGCCAGGTCATCAGCTGCGACAAGAGCGTCTGCACCCTGCAGATCACCGACACCACGGGCAGCCACCAGTTCCCGGCCATGCAGCGCCTCTCCATCTCCAAGGGCCATGCCTTCATCCTGGTCTTCTCCGTCACCAGCAAgcagtccctggaggagctgaagCCCATCTACCAGCAGATCGTGCAGATCAAGGGCAGCGTGGAGAGCATCCCCATCATGCTGGTGGGCAACAAGTGCGACGAGACCCAGCGGGAggtggagagcagggagggggaggccATGGCCAAGGAGTGGAAATGCGCCTTCATGGAGACCTCGGCCAAGATGAACTACAACGTCAAggagctcttccaggagctgctgaacctggagaagaggaggaacgTCAGCCTCACCATCGACGGGAAGCGCTCCAGCAAGCAGAAGAGGACAGACAAAATCAAGGGGAAGTGCAGCATCATGTAG
- the SLC39A3 gene encoding zinc transporter ZIP3 encodes MKIVVAKVLCLLGICVLMLAGSLLPVKIIEADYEKAHRSKKVLALCNSFGGGVFLATCFNALLPAVREKLDEVLRQGNVTTDYPVAETIMMVGFFVTVFVEQLILTFQKEKPSFIDLETFNAGSDVGSDSEYESPFIASSRGRTLYSEHGHRSHGLNIQELSHSGPLRLIGLVFALCTHSIFEGLALGLQEEGGKLMSLFLGVAIHETLVAVALGISMAKTALPLKDAVKMAVAVSLMIPLGISIGMGIESTQNAASNVTSLLLQGIAGGTFLFITFFEILAKELEDKNNRLLKVLFLVLGYTALAGLVFFKW; translated from the exons ATGAAGATCGTGGTTGCCAAAGTGCTGTGTCTGCTGGGCATCTGTGTCCTCATGCTGGCCGGGTCCCTTCTCCCTGTCAAGATAATCGAGGCCGATTACGAGAAAGCTCATCGCTCCAAGAAGGTTCTTGCCCTCTGCAACTCTTTTGGAGGAGGGGTCTTCCTGGCCACCTGCTTCAACGCCTTGCTGCCTGCCGTGAGAGAAAAG CTCGATGAAGTTCTCAGGCAGGGGAATGTGACCACGGACTACCCAGTGGCTGAGACCATCATGATGGTTGGCTTCTTTGTGACGGTCTTTGTGGAGCAGCTCATCTTGACCTTCCAGAAGGAGAAACCTTCCTTCATTGACTTAGAGACCTTCAATGCCGGTTCGGATGTCGGGAGCGACTCTGAATACGAGAGTCCCTTCATTGCGTCTTCCCGAGGGCGCACGTTGTACAGTGAACACGGTCACCGCTCCCACGGCCTGAATATCCAGGAGCTCTCCCACTCCGGCCCCTTACGGCTCATCGGGCTGGTGTTTGCTTTGTGTACACACTCCATCTTCGAGGGACTGGCCCTGGGCTTGCAGGAGGAGGGCGGCAAACTCATGAGCTTGTTCCTAGGAGTTGCCATTCATGAAACGCTGGTAGCGGTGGCATTGGGCATCAGCATGGCCAAGACCGCGTTGCCCCTGAAGGATGCTGTGAAGATGGCTGTGGCGGTGAGCCTGATGATTCCTCTGGGCATTAGCATTGGGATGGGGATTGAGAGCACCCAAAATGCGGCCAGCAACGTtacttccctgctcctgcaaggCATTGCGGGGGGCACTTTCTTGTTCATCACCTTCTTTGAGATCCTTGCAAAAGAGTTGGAAGACAAGAACAACCGTCTCTTGAAAGTTCTCTTCCTGGTGCTGGGCTACACGGCTCTGGCTGGGCTGGTCTTCTTCAAGTGGTGA